From Weissella confusa, a single genomic window includes:
- the lysS gene encoding lysine--tRNA ligase, whose translation MADQEVSLNDQMIARRDKMAEMREAGMDPFGHRFERSHTAAELHELYDNATAEDLEEQAIEVTIAGRMMTKRRSGKISFADIKDRSGRVQVFVQKPVVGEEQYELLKKADLGDILGFTGTVMKTRAGELSINVTSITHLSKALRPLPDKYHGLTDVETKYRQRYLDLIANDDSFDRFVKRSKIITAVRRYLDGEGFIEVETPMLQNEAGGASARPFITHHNALDIDLYMRIALELHLKRLIVGGMERVYEIGRVFRNEGMDPKHNPEFTVIETYAAYWNFEDVMVETENIIKAAAAAVTDDLKITYQGHDIDLSKPFARKHMVDLIKEETGVDFWQPMTLEEARAIADEKGVKYEQYWGVGHIINEFFETFVEDTLIQPTFVYGHPVDVSPLAKKNEEDDRFTDRFELFIVGAEYGNAFTELNDPIDQRERFEAQAAERAAGNDEAEGIDEDFIEALEYGMPPTGGLGIGIDRLVMLLTDTDTIRDVLLFPTMR comes from the coding sequence ATGGCTGACCAAGAAGTGTCATTGAATGACCAAATGATCGCACGCCGTGACAAGATGGCTGAAATGCGCGAAGCTGGTATGGATCCATTCGGACACCGCTTTGAGCGTTCACACACGGCTGCAGAATTGCACGAGTTGTATGACAACGCAACTGCAGAAGATTTGGAAGAGCAAGCAATCGAAGTAACAATCGCTGGTCGTATGATGACGAAGCGTCGTTCAGGAAAGATTAGCTTTGCGGATATTAAGGACCGTTCAGGACGTGTCCAAGTCTTTGTGCAAAAGCCAGTTGTTGGTGAAGAGCAATACGAGTTGTTGAAGAAGGCTGACTTGGGAGATATCCTAGGGTTCACTGGTACGGTTATGAAGACGCGTGCTGGTGAGTTGTCAATCAACGTGACGTCAATTACACACTTGTCAAAGGCTTTGCGTCCATTGCCAGACAAGTACCACGGTTTGACTGACGTTGAGACGAAGTACCGTCAACGTTACTTGGACTTGATTGCTAACGACGATTCATTTGACCGTTTTGTTAAGCGTTCAAAGATCATCACGGCCGTTCGTCGCTACTTGGATGGCGAAGGCTTTATTGAAGTTGAGACGCCAATGCTTCAAAACGAAGCTGGTGGTGCATCAGCTCGTCCATTCATTACACACCACAACGCTTTGGATATCGACTTGTACATGCGTATCGCATTGGAGTTGCACTTGAAGCGTTTGATTGTTGGTGGCATGGAGCGTGTTTACGAAATTGGTCGTGTCTTCCGTAATGAAGGAATGGACCCTAAGCACAACCCAGAATTCACAGTTATCGAAACGTATGCTGCTTACTGGAACTTTGAAGATGTCATGGTAGAGACTGAGAACATCATCAAGGCTGCTGCAGCTGCTGTAACTGATGACTTGAAGATTACGTACCAAGGTCACGATATCGACTTGTCAAAGCCATTTGCTCGTAAGCACATGGTTGATTTGATTAAGGAAGAGACTGGCGTTGACTTCTGGCAACCAATGACGTTGGAAGAAGCACGTGCTATCGCTGACGAAAAGGGTGTTAAGTATGAACAATACTGGGGCGTTGGTCACATCATCAACGAGTTCTTCGAGACGTTTGTTGAGGATACGTTGATTCAACCTACATTTGTTTACGGACACCCAGTGGATGTATCACCATTGGCCAAGAAGAACGAAGAAGACGACCGCTTTACGGATCGCTTCGAATTGTTCATCGTTGGTGCTGAATATGGTAATGCCTTTACTGAATTGAACGACCCAATTGACCAACGCGAGCGTTTCGAAGCACAAGCTGCAGAACGTGCCGCTGGTAACGATGAGGCGGAAGGTATTGACGAAGACTTTATCGAGGCTTTGGAATACGGTATGCCACCTACTGGTGGATTGGGAATCGGAATCGATCGTTTGGTTATGTTGTTGACTGATACGGATACGATTCGTGACGTTTTGTTGTTCCCAACGATGCGTTAA
- a CDS encoding iron-sulfur cluster biosynthesis family protein, with amino-acid sequence MFLTISDAAKDKLAAKLTPTTKIVLDFDDGVGPFSDAGMCTLDVAFNVVLCEAKDLTNDFDTVIDSDLGPVYIKGYTKAQMDSDMRLDVDKYLRYSLSGPSGTLDSNVGLRDIQMA; translated from the coding sequence ATGTTTTTAACAATTTCAGATGCAGCCAAGGATAAGCTTGCTGCTAAGCTAACACCAACAACCAAAATCGTCTTGGATTTTGATGACGGTGTTGGGCCGTTTTCAGATGCTGGGATGTGTACACTAGACGTCGCTTTTAACGTTGTCTTGTGTGAGGCTAAGGATTTAACTAACGATTTTGACACGGTCATCGACAGCGACTTGGGCCCTGTTTACATTAAGGGATATACGAAGGCGCAAATGGACAGCGACATGCGTTTAGATGTTGATAAGTATCTTCGTTATAGCTTGTCAGGTCCGTCAGGGACGCTTGATTCTAACGTCGGATTGCGTGACATTCAAATGGCATAG
- a CDS encoding GlsB/YeaQ/YmgE family stress response membrane protein encodes MHLIWTLIVGAIIGAIAGAITSRGASMGWIANIVAGLVGSWLGQMILGDWGPSLAGMALIPSIIGAIIVVLVVSWIFVKANKK; translated from the coding sequence ATGCATTTAATTTGGACTTTGATTGTGGGAGCTATTATTGGTGCAATTGCCGGAGCGATTACAAGCCGTGGCGCATCAATGGGCTGGATTGCCAACATTGTGGCTGGACTAGTTGGATCATGGCTAGGACAAATGATTCTAGGTGACTGGGGTCCATCACTAGCAGGTATGGCGTTGATACCATCAATTATTGGTGCCATTATCGTTGTGTTAGTGGTGTCATGGATCTTCGTAAAAGCGAATAAGAAATAA
- a CDS encoding aldo/keto reductase, whose product MEFVTLNNGVEMPMVGFGTDAANDALSYGEVMDAAVQAGYRLFDTAAMYGNQNELGDFLAGSGLKRDDYFLTSKVAQKEQGYENTLQAFKNTTAALQTDHLDLYLVHWPKFDPFFETWRALEHLYKEGYVRAIGVSNFEAHHLDRLLTKATVMPAVDQIETHPYFNQHVLHGYLEELGIQHQAWSPLGRGAVLQDPVLAGIAERYGVSIAQVILRWQIQHNVAVIPKSGNPARMAQNLALDFQLTTTDMARIDALQRGERIMGAPDQNYTEDLW is encoded by the coding sequence ATGGAATTTGTGACACTTAATAACGGCGTTGAAATGCCAATGGTTGGATTCGGTACGGATGCAGCCAACGATGCACTATCATATGGTGAAGTGATGGATGCGGCTGTGCAAGCTGGTTACCGTTTGTTTGATACGGCAGCGATGTACGGCAACCAAAACGAACTTGGGGACTTTTTGGCAGGTTCTGGTTTGAAGCGTGATGACTATTTCTTGACGAGTAAGGTTGCTCAAAAGGAACAAGGCTATGAGAACACGTTGCAAGCCTTCAAGAACACGACGGCTGCTTTGCAAACGGATCACTTGGATTTGTACTTGGTACACTGGCCAAAGTTTGATCCATTCTTTGAAACATGGCGTGCCCTTGAGCACCTATACAAGGAAGGCTACGTACGTGCTATCGGTGTTTCAAACTTTGAAGCCCACCACTTGGATCGTTTGTTGACGAAGGCAACGGTTATGCCAGCAGTTGATCAAATTGAAACGCACCCATACTTTAACCAACATGTCCTACACGGATACTTGGAAGAGTTGGGGATTCAACATCAAGCATGGAGCCCACTTGGCCGTGGTGCCGTTTTGCAAGACCCTGTTTTGGCAGGCATTGCTGAGCGTTACGGTGTCAGCATCGCGCAAGTTATTTTGCGTTGGCAAATCCAACACAACGTTGCGGTAATTCCTAAGTCAGGTAACCCAGCGCGTATGGCTCAAAACTTAGCCTTGGACTTCCAATTGACGACGACTGATATGGCTCGTATTGATGCTTTGCAACGTGGTGAGCGTATCATGGGTGCACCAGACCAAAACTATACGGAAGATTTGTGGTAA